One genomic segment of Capricornis sumatraensis isolate serow.1 chromosome 6, serow.2, whole genome shotgun sequence includes these proteins:
- the CHRNA2 gene encoding neuronal acetylcholine receptor subunit alpha-2 isoform X2, whose protein sequence is MMTTNVWLKQEWSDYKLRWNPVDFGNITSLRVPSEMIWIPDIVLYNNADGAFVVTHMTKAHLFSSGLLHWAPPAIYKSSCSIDVTFFPFDQQNCKMKFGSWSYDKAKIDLVQMEQTVDLKDYWESGEWAIVNATGTYNTKKYDCCAEVYADVTYYFLIRRLPLFYTINLIIPCLLISCLTVLVFYLPSDCGEKITLCISVLLSLTVFLLLITEIIPSTSLVIPLISEYLLFTMIFVTLSIVITVFVLNVHHRSASTHNMPHWVRVAFLGCVSRWLLISRPLPPLELRGTPDLKLCPSYHWLETNVDAEEREEEEEEGRWVCAGPSSPSVGIYTHGSLHPVASGPKAEAQVLEGGLLLSPRVQKALEGVHYIADHLRAEDADSSVKEDWRYVAMVIDRIFLWLFILVCFLGTVGLFLPPFLAGMI, encoded by the exons GAGTGGAGCGACTACAAGCTGCGCTGGAACCCGGTCGATTTCGGCAACATCACATCCCTCCGTGTCCCTTCGGAGATGATCTGGATCCCAGACATAGTCCTCTACAACAA TGCAGATGGGGCGTTCGTGGTGACCCACATGACCAAGGCCCACCTCTTCTCCTCGGGCCTGCTGCACTGGGCACCGCCCGCCATCTACAAGAGCTCCTGCAGCATCGACGTCACCTTCTTCCCCTTCGACCAGCAGAACTGCAAGATGAAGTTTGGCTCCTGGTCGTACGACAAGGCCAAGATCGACCTGGTGCAGATGGAGCAGACGGTGGACCTGAAGGACTACTGGGAGAGTGGCGAGTGGGCCATCGTCAACGCCACGGGCACCTACAACACCAAGAAGTACGACTGCTGCGCCGAGGTCTACGCCGACGTCACCTACTACTTTCTCATCCGGCGCCTGCCCCTGTTCTACACCATCAACCTCATCATCCCCTGCCTGCTCATCTCCTGCCTCACTGTGCTCGTCTTCTACCTGCCCTCCGACTGCGGCGAGAAGATCACCCTGTGCATCTCTGTGCTGCTCTCACTCACCGTCTTCCTGCTGCTCATCACCGAGATCATCCCGTCCACCTCGCTGGTCATCCCGCTCATCAGCGAGTACCTGCTCTTCACCATGATCTTCGTCACCCTGTCCATTGTCATCACCGTCTTCGTGCTCAATGTCCACCACCGCTCTGCCAGCACCCACAACATGCCCCACTGGGTGCGGGTGGCCTTTCTGGGCTGTGTGTCCCGGTGGCTTCTGATAAGCCGGCCCTTGCCACCCTTGGAGCTCCGAGGCACTCCGGATCTGAAGCTCTGCCCCTCCTATCACTGGCTGGAGACCAACGTGGACgcggaggagagagaggaggaggaggaggaaggcagatGGGTGTGTGCGGGTCCTTCGTCGCCCTCCGTGGGCATCTACACCCATGGTAGTCTGCACCCAGTGGCCTCGGGTCCCAAGGCAGAGGCTCAGGTGCTGGAGGGCGGGCTCCTGCTCTCCCCTCGTGTACAGAAGGCCCTGGAGGGTGTGCACTATATTGCTGATCACCTGCGGGCTGAGGATGCTGATTCCTCG GTGAAGGAAGACTGGAGGTACGTGGCCATGGTCATTGATAGGATATTCCTCTGGTTGTTTATCCTCGTTTGCTTCCTGGGGACCGTCggactcttcctccctcccttcctggctGGAATGATCTGA